A stretch of the Opisthocomus hoazin isolate bOpiHoa1 chromosome 2, bOpiHoa1.hap1, whole genome shotgun sequence genome encodes the following:
- the SLC35A1 gene encoding CMP-sialic acid transporter codes for MVRWEERRVPAGGSGPAALAPSAGTMSAPKENVSLLFKLYCLTVMTLVTATYTVALRYTRTVETELYFSTTAVCITEVIKLFLSVGILAKETGSLARLITSLKENVFGSPTELLKLSVPSLVYALQNNMAFVALSNLDAAVYQVTYQLKIPCTALCTVLMLNRSLSKLQWFSVFMLCGGVTLVQCKSAQATKVQVEQNPWLGFGAIAIAVLCSGFAGVYFEKVLKSSDTSLWVRNIQMYLSGIVVTLFGVYMRDGAQVLEKGFFYGYTCYVWFVIFLASVGGLYTSIVVKYTDNIMKGFSAAAAIVLSTVASVILFGLQITVTFSLGALLVCISIYLYGLPRQDTTKIQSAETKNSKERLATV; via the exons ATGGTGCGATGGGAGGAGCGGCGGGTGCCGGCGGGCGGCTCCGGCCCGGCGGCGCTGGCGCCTTCCGCGGGCACGATGTCGGCTCCCAAAG AAAATGTCAGCTTACTGTTCAAGTTGTACTGTCTGACGGTGATGACCCTGGTTACTGCAACGTACACGGTCGCGTTGCGGTACACAAGGACAGTGGAGACAGAACTGTACTTTTCAACGACGGCTGTGTGCATCACTGAAGTTATCAAGTTGTTCTTGAGTGTGGGCATCTTGGCTAA agaaaCTGGAAGTCTGGCAAGGTTAAtaacatctttaaaagaaaatgtgttcgGAAGTCCTACAGAATTGCTAAAATTAAGTGTTCCGTCTTTGGTGTATGCTCTCCAGAACAATATGGCATTTGTGGCTCTCAGCAACTTGGATGCGGCAGTCTACCAG GTGACGTACCAGTTGAAGATCCCGTGCACAGCTTTATGTACAGTCCTAATGCTAAACCGTTCCCTCAGCAAGTTGCAGTGGTTCTCGGTCTTCATGCTGTGCGGCGGTGTTACCCTTGTTCAGTGCAAGTCTGCTCAGGCTACGAAAGTCCAG GTGGAGCAGAATCCATGGCTGGGGTTTGGAGCGATTGCTATTGCTGTGTTGTGTTCAGGATTTGCAG gagtttATTTTGAGAAGGTCTTAAAGAGTTCAGATACTTCCTTGTGGGTGAGGAATATCCAGATGTACTTGTCTGGGATTGTGGTGACTTTATTTGGTGTGTACATGCGAGACGGAGCCCAGGTTCTCGAGAAAGGGTTTTTCTATGGCTATACCTGCTACGTCTGGTTTGTCATCT TTCTCGCCAGCGTCGGTGGCCTCTACACTTCGATTGTCGTTAAGTACACAGATAACATCATGAAAGGCTTTTCTGCAGCGGCAGCCATTGTTCTTTCCACCGTGGCTTCGGTCATCCTCTTTGGCCTCCAGATAA CTGTTACCTTCTCCCTGGGCGCTCTCCTGGTGTGCATTTCTATTTATCTCTATGGATTACCTCGACAAGACACCACAAAAATCCAGTCAGCTGAGACTAAGAACTCAAAAGAGAGACTTGCTACTGTGTGA